The following DNA comes from Magnolia sinica isolate HGM2019 chromosome 18, MsV1, whole genome shotgun sequence.
GTTCACATTGAAGCAACTATTCCCTAGATACATACAATCATAGTATTTCACGGTTAAATCAGTGACTGTTTAGGATCTTATGACCTGCAATAATTCTGGGTCATCCTCCATCTTGATGGGTCCCATGATCAACAAACATTGGTCAATTTGATTTTACGTGATGGGTGTGTCAGGAAAATCATGTTATGATGCATAAGGAGCCTATACTTCCATATAAAATGCAGGGATTAACCAACTACATAGTGCAGGCCGAGCAATACAGTACAattgatgcaaaaaaaaaaaaaccagcttgATCATCAACAACGAAAATGGCCAGAAAATTACCTTCAGCACGGACACGACCGAGAAGCAACCGATCACAGACGGCTTCTTCACACACACAATCTTCTCTGGCGACATCTCCTGATAAAGATGCTGAGCAATCTCCTTGAGCAAAACAAGCTGTGCCTTGTCGGTCCGCATTGAGATGATCGCCTGCCTCATCGACTCCCTGTCTGCCTCAAGTGCCtgaagcctcatatacatcttcTGGATATCCGCCTCCCCTGCATCCATCCTGGCCCACGACTCCCTTGGCGTGTCCACATACTCATCCCAAGCCCCAACACCCACCTTTGTTCCAGGATTACAATTCACGCGCTGCACCGAATCGACAGTGTATATCCTGTCGCTCATGTCGTCCCCAAAATCCGACGCATAATCCAAATTCTTCATGCTGCCAATCCGGATCGTTCTGGGTGTCTCCATCTCCCTAACCGTTCCCAAGAACGACCCCGTGCTGTCAGTAGAGAACCTTCGGGAGTGCCTGGGCCGCCGGGGCGATTGGCTCACCGGCAATGCGGTCCTCTCCACAAAGCTCTGCCTGGCTGAAAAGATTCCCCCGTCTGTCTGATCTTGCCTCGGTGTCCGCCCCAGCCGGTGGATCCGAAGCCCCAGATTCTGCAGGCGCTCTCGTGGTGTTTCCCCGAATGCGTATTTGTCGAGATCTGCACCCGGCGACGCAGGGATCTCATTCAAATTGCACCTCAGGGGAGGGTAATCAAACATAGGGGGGACCTCAAATTCTGGCTCGCAAGTCTGGCCGACGTTCTGGGTCTGATCATCGACGTTGGTGAACCCCACATCAGTGAGCcccacatcagtgggccccacatcgtcCGCCTCATCCTCGTCATATCCGAAGCTCATCAGCCGGTGCTTGTATGCCTGAATTTCACAATTCAGCGATTGGATGAGCTGTTCGCGCTTGTACAGCAAGTCCTCCATTGCAAACAGCTCGTCCTGATCGTGGGCCATCTTCTCATCGACGAACCGTCGGAATTGCCGGGCCTCCATCTGGGTCTCGGCCTTCTCCCGCTGCAGACGCAGGATCATCGACATGGCCTCGCTGGCAGCCGACGCTGCCGCATTCCGTTCCTCCTCCAGCTCCGTACACAGCTCCTGGATCGCTTGCTGCTGGCTCGCCAGGGCCTCCCGCAGCGCAGCGCACTCGTTCTCAACCTCAATATAAGCCACCGCGTCCGTGCTACTCGACGAATCTCGGCCGTCGGCGACGGCGGCCTGGTCGAACTTCCGCTTCAGGGAACGGTGCCACGTGAAGCAAGAACAGCTGCAGTTGCAGCATTTCGTCGAATCTCTGGAACGAGACGACGGCGACGGCGACGGCGAAGGCGACGACTCAGAATCCATCAACGGCGTCCGTTGGATCTTCTTCCCTTCCCGCCTCTGACGATAACGATTTCggatcttttctttctttcggtCAGATTCGTATCTTTTTCGCGTGGAATTAAGAAGCGATCATTCCGTCCATTCCGGAATGGGGATTTTTAGGAAGAATGTGAGGGGTATTTTGGGAAATAATAGGGTCCTACAAACGAGCAGACCTGGAAATCGCAGGCAGATTCGCAGGAATGGGCGTTTGAGGAAGGCAGGGAGTAAGAGGGAGAAGGGTATTTTCGAACCtggaatttcttctttttccgATATTGTGTtcgagagacagagagagagagggagaggcgtcTGGAATGCGGTTTTTTTGGGAGAAGGAAAACAGGTGTTTTCTTGGATTTGACTGGTTAGGATTTGTCGGACAGAGCAGGCAAACACCGCGTGAGATGTTTGACAATATGCTGGAGCGGTTCGCATGAGGACATATATTTGTGAATCGCGGCACGTATGATAACATCTCACATGTGTGAAAGATCCGAGACATTGAACGGATAGAGATATGCGTGTTTATTAAATGATGACTGATTAAGGCTGTTCTAATGTTCTTTTGATATGTAATTGTATATTGAATATAGACCGTTGATGATTTGGTTTTTTATATCCAACtttagtggcccacatgatgagcggATTCGCCCTGTTTGTGAAATACGATAGTGTCCACAAATTAACGGACCGGATATTTTACACTTGTACTAAGGTTTACATCTTCATTGACGTATGATACTCTAGGGCTTCTCTTTGAGGACACGTGGCAGGTGTATATACAAGACGAATTGCACATGTTTACGTAATAAAACCTTGATATAATCCTATCCGTTACAGTTTATATCACTGCACGTTTGACCGTTAACTGTTTTCGCTTTCGACCATCGCTTTTATGTGTACAGATCAGATGGACTGGATTAtctatagagagtaattgtgagccATCCATGGGAGAACCCTCCATGTGGACGGACCTGATTTTCACATCAGACTGACACGTGTCACCATTATGAACGATGGCTCACTTTTCACACGTGGAAAATGGTCTTGAGCTCAGATTTTTTGGGTTGAACGTTAACCGGTGGAAATTTTATTCTCAATGTTACATGTTTATCTGTGCATAATGTGGTTGGACTCACTCACGTGTAttcttcaagtgggccgcacaaaaaTAGCACTAGCACACATAACGTGGATGGTTCCGATCATCTAACCATCTCAATTTACGTGCCAGCTAGCCAGAAAATTATTTGAAAGATATATTGGGTTTGATTGGATTCGTATTAGACAAATATTCGGGTGAAATTtcttttgctatttatagccttaatc
Coding sequences within:
- the LOC131233371 gene encoding myosin-binding protein 7-like, which produces MDSESSPSPSPSPSSRSRDSTKCCNCSCSCFTWHRSLKRKFDQAAVADGRDSSSSTDAVAYIEVENECAALREALASQQQAIQELCTELEEERNAAASAASEAMSMILRLQREKAETQMEARQFRRFVDEKMAHDQDELFAMEDLLYKREQLIQSLNCEIQAYKHRLMSFGYDEDEADDVGPTDVGLTDVGFTNVDDQTQNVGQTCEPEFEVPPMFDYPPLRCNLNEIPASPGADLDKYAFGETPRERLQNLGLRIHRLGRTPRQDQTDGGIFSARQSFVERTALPVSQSPRRPRHSRRFSTDSTGSFLGTVREMETPRTIRIGSMKNLDYASDFGDDMSDRIYTVDSVQRVNCNPGTKVGVGAWDEYVDTPRESWARMDAGEADIQKMYMRLQALEADRESMRQAIISMRTDKAQLVLLKEIAQHLYQEMSPEKIVCVKKPSVIGCFSVVSVLKWVVSFVLWKKKARRTKYSFGLSNNLGLLLLLDNSPHMRQWRCLTRASAT